A single genomic interval of Lathyrus oleraceus cultivar Zhongwan6 chromosome 7, CAAS_Psat_ZW6_1.0, whole genome shotgun sequence harbors:
- the LOC127102399 gene encoding uncharacterized protein LOC127102399, whose translation MEGIFQIVHCSEENKVVFASHMMRGSAVRWWESASTLMTNQGVPRVWEHFKTTFLNKYFPSSLRTQKEFKFQQLRQGTMSMAMYAEKFEDMAAYFRQAMYTPDEKWKIDQFLFGLRGEISHSVSQREFTTYAELLRQCYMAENSLMKVQEERDQYRIGQKDQGRLGNQFRPRPQSFKGKPVQHARPNHPPQCQVCKKSHFGRCAGSVVRCFTCQREGHMARDCPQNKNQVQGRNIGRVYTLDARKAKSNNALIAVNGRILQIDLICLTLKKVGVVLGMDSLSDNFVFIGCEEKLIIIPSSEVTPKDVLTTILEGTVGMVNFLFEKEKLVLLVLTKEPSDNLNVTQIPIVCEFPEVFPEDVTSLPPEREAEFSIDMIPGMTPISVSLYRMASLELRELKDQLEELLTKHFIRPSVSPWGAPVLLVKKNDGSMRLCIDYRQLNKVTIKNKYPLPRIDNLLDQLKGACVFSKIDLRSGYHQIRVKNSDEPKTAFRTRYGHYEFLVMPFGVTNAPAIFIDYMNRIFQPYLDQFV comes from the exons ATGGAGGGGATTTTTCAGATAGTGCATTGTAGTGAAGAGAATAAAGTTGTGTTTGCTTCTCACATGATGAGGGGTTCTGCTGTGAGGTGGTGGGAAAGTGCTTCGACTCTTATGACCAATCAAGGAGTACCTAGGGTTTGGGAGCATTTTAAGACTACTTTTCTAAATAAGTATTTTCCTAGCTCTTTGAGGACTCAGAAAGAATTCAAGTTTCAGCAGCTTAGACAGGGTACTATGTCAATGGCTATGTATGCTGAAAAGTTTGAAGATATGGCTGCTTATTTTAGACAGGCCATGTACACACCAGATGAGAAGTGGAAGATTGATCAATTCCTTTTTGGTTTAAGAGGTGAAATTTCTCATAGTGTTTCTCAAAGAGAATTCACTACTTATGCTGAATTGCTAAGGCAATGTTATATGGCTGAGAATAGTTTGATGAAAGTTCAAGAAGAAAGGGATCAGTATAGGATTGGACAGAAGGACCAGGGAAGGCTAGGTAACCAGTTTAGGCCTAGACCTCAATCTTTCAAAGGAAAACCAGTGCAGCATGCAAGACCTAACCATCCTCCGCAATGTCAAGTATGTAAGAAGTCTCATTTTGGAAGATGTGCTGGAAGTGTGGTTAGGTGTTTTACTTGTCAGAGGGAGGGACACATGGCTAGGGATTGTCCTCAGAATAAGAATCAGGTGCAAGGAAGGAACATTGGTCGAGTTTATACTTTGGATGCAAGGAAGGCTAAGAGCAACAATGCTTTGATTGCTG TGAATGGTAGAATTTTACAGATTGATCTTATTTGTTTAACACTTAAGAAGGTTGGTGTGGTTTTGGGGATGGACTCGCTTTCCGATAATTTTGTGTTTATTGGATGTGAAGAGAAGTTAATCATCATTCCATCTAGTGAAGTTACTCCAAAGGATGTATTAACTACTATCTTGGAAGGTACAGTTGGTATGGTTAATTTCTTATTTGAGAAGGAAAAGTTGGTTCTCTTGGTTCTCACCAAGGAACCTAGTGACAATCTGAATGTTACACAAATTCCTATCGTTTGTGAATTTCCAGAAGTTTTCCCTGAGGATGTCACTTCTCTTCCTCCTGAAAGAGAAGCGGAGTTCTCTATTGATATGATACCTGGGATGACTCCAATCTCTGTTTCTCTGTATCGTATGGCCTCACTCGAGTTGAGAGAGTTAAAGGATCAATTGGAAGAGTTGTTAACCAAGCATTTCATCCGACCTAGTGTCTCACcatggggagctccagtgttaCTAGTAAAGAAGAATGATGGTAGTATGCGGTTGTGTATTGATTATCGCCAGTTGAATAAAGTCACCATTAAGAACAAGTACCCCCTGCCAAGGATAGACAATTTGCTAGATCAGTTGAAAGGAGCTTGTGTGTTCTCGAAGATTGATTTACGATCGGGCTATCATCAAATCAGAGTTAAGAATTCGGATGAACCAAAGACCGCATTTAGAACCCGATATGGCCATTATGAGTTTcttgtaatgccttttggtgtgacgAATGCCCCTGCTATTTTTATAGACTATATGAATCGGATATTTCAACCTTACTTGGACCAGTTCGTGTGA